Proteins encoded within one genomic window of Acidovorax sp. 107:
- a CDS encoding DUF2325 domain-containing protein: protein MSSFPQEFLVLCRQLGEVQQRCSAALAAQAAEIQALQAEVVRLRGAVVLRDTRLALAQDELTQLQAMAPGLWRRRAVARHISALVDRIAALSRECLRWRLAAGGQARVDGGAPLQGEERATHAGPGSDVAVGASRTVRPVAVAVAKGRAADAAFDASLAAANLVICQTGCLSHDDYWRVQDHCRRTGKPCILIDPPLAASVAVSNLPLTASVMHFYEENGR, encoded by the coding sequence ATGTCTTCATTTCCGCAGGAGTTTCTGGTGCTCTGCCGCCAACTCGGTGAGGTCCAGCAGCGTTGCAGCGCCGCCCTGGCAGCCCAGGCTGCCGAGATCCAGGCGCTGCAGGCCGAGGTGGTGCGGCTGCGCGGCGCCGTGGTGCTGCGCGACACGCGGTTGGCCCTGGCGCAGGACGAGTTGACGCAGTTGCAGGCCATGGCCCCCGGCCTATGGCGGCGCCGGGCCGTGGCGCGCCACATCAGTGCCTTGGTCGATCGCATTGCTGCGCTGTCACGCGAATGCCTGCGGTGGCGCCTGGCGGCCGGGGGCCAAGCCCGGGTAGACGGTGGCGCACCGCTGCAGGGTGAGGAAAGGGCTACCCACGCCGGTCCTGGCAGCGACGTGGCGGTGGGCGCTTCACGCACGGTGCGGCCCGTGGCGGTGGCTGTGGCGAAGGGCCGGGCTGCGGATGCCGCGTTTGACGCCAGCCTTGCCGCGGCCAACCTGGTGATCTGCCAGACCGGGTGCCTCAGCCATGACGACTACTGGCGCGTGCAGGACCATTGCCGCCGCACGGGCAAGCCCTGCATCCTGATAGACCCGCCATTGGCCGCCAGCGTTGCCGTCTCCAATCTGCCACTCACTGCCTCCGTGATGCATTTTTATGAGGAAAATGGCCGGTAG
- a CDS encoding sigma-54-dependent Fis family transcriptional regulator, with protein sequence MPLITDDAPALPLDAQGILELAARSMFQLFSSVSQGMFLVDRSGRIVWVNEGYQRFLPDLGFSSVDQFVGRTVEEVIPNTQMRRVLETGQPVLIDLLTNKAGTFVVSRIPLRDDADRVIGAIGIVLFDHPETTLQPLISKFALLQRDLDDARRELASQRRRSLAVAGDGERRSKYTFASFIGSSPAAAEVKRQARRAAQSSSPVLLLGETGTGKELLAHAIHAASSRASGPFVSVNIAAVPDTLLEAEFFGVAPGAYTGADRKGRDGKFKLADGGTLFLDEIGDMPQSLQAKLLRALQEGEIEPLGSNKLVPFNVRILAATSRDLAALVREGKFREDLFYRLHVLPVRVPPLRVRRSDIPALVEALGEDLALRNGTAPPELLPDAMALLAGQPWRGNIRELRNVLEQAVMRSDSQSIDAAQLERILREAGVEPAAPAPVQDPGHATDAEDESRYLRPLAEQVAELERKAIAATLKAHGGNKLATARQLGISRATLYGRLENPE encoded by the coding sequence ATGCCCCTGATCACCGACGACGCCCCCGCTTTGCCGCTGGATGCCCAGGGCATCCTCGAACTGGCGGCACGCTCCATGTTCCAGCTGTTCTCCAGCGTCAGCCAGGGCATGTTCCTGGTGGACCGCAGCGGGCGCATCGTGTGGGTGAACGAGGGCTATCAGCGTTTCCTGCCCGACCTCGGGTTTTCGTCGGTGGACCAGTTCGTGGGCCGCACGGTGGAAGAGGTGATCCCCAACACCCAGATGCGCCGCGTGCTGGAGACCGGCCAGCCCGTGCTGATCGACCTGCTCACCAACAAGGCGGGCACGTTTGTGGTCAGCCGCATCCCGCTGCGCGACGACGCGGACCGCGTGATCGGCGCCATCGGCATCGTGTTGTTCGACCATCCCGAAACCACGCTGCAGCCCCTCATCAGCAAGTTTGCGCTGTTGCAGCGCGACCTGGACGACGCCCGGCGCGAGCTGGCCAGCCAGCGGCGGCGCAGCCTGGCCGTGGCGGGCGACGGCGAGCGGCGGTCCAAGTACACCTTTGCCAGCTTCATCGGCTCCAGCCCTGCGGCGGCCGAGGTCAAGCGCCAGGCGCGGCGTGCCGCGCAGTCCAGCAGCCCCGTGCTGCTGCTGGGCGAGACGGGCACCGGCAAGGAGTTGCTGGCCCACGCGATTCATGCGGCATCGAGCCGCGCCAGTGGCCCGTTTGTCAGCGTGAACATTGCAGCCGTGCCCGACACGCTTCTGGAGGCAGAGTTCTTTGGCGTGGCGCCTGGCGCCTACACCGGCGCCGACCGCAAGGGCCGCGACGGCAAGTTCAAGCTGGCCGATGGCGGCACGCTGTTCCTCGACGAAATCGGCGACATGCCGCAGAGCCTGCAGGCCAAGCTGCTGCGCGCGCTGCAGGAGGGCGAGATCGAGCCGCTGGGCAGCAACAAGCTCGTGCCCTTCAACGTGCGCATCCTGGCCGCCACCTCGCGCGACCTGGCCGCACTGGTGCGCGAGGGCAAGTTTCGCGAGGACTTGTTCTACCGCCTGCATGTGTTGCCTGTGCGCGTGCCGCCGCTGCGGGTGCGGCGCAGCGACATCCCTGCGTTGGTCGAAGCCCTGGGTGAAGACTTGGCACTGCGCAATGGCACCGCACCGCCCGAGTTGCTGCCCGATGCCATGGCCCTGCTGGCGGGCCAGCCCTGGCGTGGCAACATCCGCGAGCTGCGCAATGTGCTGGAGCAGGCGGTCATGCGCAGCGACTCGCAGTCCATCGACGCCGCGCAGCTGGAGCGCATCCTGCGCGAGGCCGGCGTGGAGCCCGCCGCCCCCGCCCCGGTGCAGGACCCCGGCCACGCCACCGATGCCGAGGACGAAAGCCGCTACCTGCGCCCGCTGGCCGAGCAGGTGGCCGAGCTGGAGCGCAAGGCCATCGCCGCCACCCTGAAGGCCCATGGGGGTAACAAGCTGGCTACCGCCAGGCAGCTGGGCATTTCGCGCGCCACACTCTATGGACGTCTGGAAAACCCTGAATAA
- a CDS encoding substrate-binding domain-containing protein has product MQRRTLVALASAAVTAATLSAPAFAQTGEIRIAHVYSKTGPLEAYGKQTQTGLMMGLNYATGGSMTVNGKKLVVIEKDDQGKPDLGKSLLASAYSDDKADIAVGPTSSGVALALLPVAEEYKKILLVEPAVADAITGDKWNKYIFRTGRNSSQDAISNAVAIDKAGVTVATLAQDYAFGRDGVKAFKDALKNAKLVHEEYLPTTTTDFTAGAQRLIDKLKDVPGRKVIFIIWAGAGNPFKIADMDLKRYGIEIATGGNILPAMAAYKNFPGMEGATYYYFGIPKNPVNEAMVAAHYKEFKTPPDFFTAGGFSSAMALVTALKATNGDTNTNKLIKTMEGMSFETPKGKMTFRKEDHQAMQSMYHFKIKVDPAFAWGVPELVREIKPEEMNVPIRNKR; this is encoded by the coding sequence ATGCAACGTCGCACTCTGGTCGCCCTCGCTTCCGCAGCCGTTACCGCCGCCACACTTTCTGCCCCCGCGTTCGCGCAGACCGGTGAAATCCGCATTGCCCACGTCTACAGCAAGACGGGCCCCCTGGAGGCCTACGGCAAACAGACCCAGACCGGCCTGATGATGGGCCTGAACTACGCCACCGGCGGCAGCATGACCGTCAATGGCAAGAAGCTCGTCGTGATCGAGAAAGACGACCAGGGCAAGCCCGACCTGGGCAAGAGCCTGCTGGCCTCGGCCTACTCGGACGACAAGGCCGACATCGCCGTCGGCCCCACCTCCAGCGGCGTGGCCCTGGCCCTGCTGCCCGTGGCCGAGGAATACAAGAAGATCCTGCTGGTCGAGCCCGCCGTGGCCGACGCCATCACCGGCGACAAGTGGAACAAGTACATCTTCCGCACCGGCCGCAACAGCAGCCAGGACGCCATCTCCAACGCCGTGGCCATCGACAAGGCCGGCGTTACGGTAGCCACGCTGGCGCAGGACTACGCCTTTGGCCGGGATGGCGTGAAGGCCTTCAAGGACGCGCTGAAGAACGCCAAGCTGGTGCACGAGGAATACCTGCCCACCACCACCACCGACTTCACCGCCGGTGCCCAGCGCCTGATCGACAAGCTCAAGGACGTGCCCGGCCGCAAGGTCATCTTCATCATCTGGGCTGGCGCGGGCAACCCGTTCAAGATCGCTGACATGGACTTGAAGCGCTATGGCATCGAGATCGCCACCGGCGGCAACATCCTGCCCGCCATGGCTGCGTACAAGAACTTCCCTGGCATGGAAGGCGCCACGTACTACTACTTCGGCATCCCCAAGAACCCCGTGAACGAAGCCATGGTGGCCGCGCACTACAAGGAGTTCAAGACCCCGCCAGACTTCTTCACGGCCGGCGGCTTCAGCTCCGCCATGGCGCTGGTCACGGCCCTCAAGGCCACGAACGGTGACACCAACACCAACAAGCTCATCAAGACCATGGAGGGTATGAGCTTCGAGACCCCCAAGGGCAAGATGACCTTCCGCAAGGAAGACCACCAGGCCATGCAGAGCATGTACCACTTCAAGATCAAGGTGGACCCGGCCTTTGCCTGGGGCGTGCCCGAGCTGGTGCGCGAGATCAAGCCTGAAGAAATGAACGTGCCGATTCGCAACAAGCGATAA
- a CDS encoding PHB depolymerase family esterase, whose product MAFNFIRAAAAGAAMALCGVGSVHAAVNLPALKIDKTQTTVSGLSSGGFMAVQLHVAYSATFAKGAGVVAGGPFYCAEGSVVNATGRCMASPAGIPTSTLVSTTNTWASQGVIDPVANLQNSKVYLFSGTLDSVVKTGVMDALRTYYNSFVPAANVVYKKDIAAEHAMVTDDYGNACSTKGAPYISNCNFDLAGAMLQHLYGTLNARNNATLPTGNYIEFNQSEFITNHGMATTGWAYVPQACQAGGSATCKLHVVLHGCKQNISDVQQQYVRNTGYNRWADTNNIVMLYPQTSTAATNSCWDWWGYDSANYSKKSGPQMAAIKAMVDRVSSGTGGTTPPDPVALPAPTGVSTSGATASSMAIGWAAVTGAASYNVYRNANKVNALPVTATSYTDTGLAASTTYSWTVRAADANAAEGATSAAASGTTLAASGGGTATCTTASNYAHTLAGRAYAAGGYTYALGSNQNMGLWNVFVTNTLKQTSTNYYVIGTCP is encoded by the coding sequence ATGGCTTTCAATTTCATCCGGGCGGCTGCAGCAGGGGCTGCGATGGCACTCTGTGGCGTGGGCAGTGTTCACGCTGCCGTCAACCTGCCAGCACTCAAGATCGACAAGACACAGACGACGGTATCGGGCCTGTCCTCGGGCGGCTTCATGGCCGTGCAGCTGCACGTGGCGTATTCGGCCACGTTTGCCAAGGGCGCCGGCGTGGTCGCGGGCGGCCCGTTCTATTGCGCCGAGGGATCGGTCGTCAACGCCACCGGGCGCTGCATGGCCAGCCCTGCAGGCATCCCCACCAGCACGCTGGTCAGCACCACCAACACCTGGGCCAGCCAGGGCGTCATCGACCCCGTGGCCAACCTGCAGAACTCCAAGGTCTACCTGTTCTCGGGCACGCTCGACAGCGTGGTCAAAACCGGGGTGATGGACGCGCTGCGCACCTACTACAACAGCTTCGTGCCCGCTGCCAACGTGGTCTACAAGAAAGACATCGCGGCCGAGCACGCCATGGTCACGGACGACTACGGCAATGCCTGCTCCACCAAGGGCGCGCCTTACATCAGCAACTGCAACTTCGACCTGGCCGGCGCCATGCTGCAGCACCTGTACGGCACGCTGAACGCCCGCAACAACGCCACCCTGCCCACCGGCAACTACATCGAGTTCAACCAGAGCGAGTTCATCACCAACCATGGCATGGCCACCACGGGCTGGGCTTATGTGCCCCAGGCCTGCCAGGCGGGGGGCTCGGCCACCTGCAAGCTGCATGTGGTGCTGCATGGCTGCAAGCAGAACATCAGCGACGTGCAGCAGCAGTACGTGCGCAACACCGGCTACAACCGCTGGGCCGACACCAACAACATCGTGATGCTGTACCCGCAGACCAGCACCGCAGCCACCAACAGCTGCTGGGACTGGTGGGGCTATGACAGCGCCAACTACTCCAAGAAGTCCGGCCCGCAAATGGCGGCCATCAAGGCCATGGTGGACCGCGTCTCCAGCGGCACGGGCGGCACCACGCCCCCCGACCCTGTAGCCCTGCCAGCCCCTACGGGCGTGAGCACTTCGGGCGCCACGGCCAGCAGCATGGCCATCGGCTGGGCCGCCGTCACGGGCGCGGCGAGCTACAACGTGTATCGCAACGCCAACAAGGTCAACGCGCTGCCTGTGACCGCCACCAGCTATACGGACACTGGCCTGGCCGCCTCCACCACCTACAGCTGGACGGTGCGCGCCGCCGATGCCAACGCGGCTGAAGGCGCCACATCGGCCGCTGCTTCGGGCACCACGCTGGCTGCTTCGGGCGGTGGCACCGCCACCTGCACCACGGCCAGCAACTATGCGCACACCCTGGCCGGGCGAGCGTATGCCGCCGGGGGCTACACCTATGCGCTGGGCTCCAACCAGAACATGGGCCTGTGGAACGTGTTCGTCACCAACACCTTGAAGCAGACCAGCACCAACTACTACGTGATCGGCACCTGCCCCTAA
- a CDS encoding ABC transporter ATP-binding protein — MSTLATKDLTIRFGGHVAVNGVTCSFEPGTLTAIVGPNGAGKTTYFNLISGQLKATSGSVMLGGQDLTGQSVSARTHAGLGRAFQLTNLFPNLSVLENVRLAVQATQEGKHRRGMNLWSIWSDHNALTQRARVILQAVAMTDRADTPVASLPHGDQRKLEVALLMALEPQVYMFDEPTAGMSHDEAPVILNLIRELKKDKTKIILLVEHKMDVVRELADRIIVLTNGTLVADGPPAEVIASPVVQEAYLGVSKDAEKEAV; from the coding sequence ATGAGCACCTTGGCCACCAAGGACTTGACCATCCGCTTCGGCGGCCATGTGGCGGTCAACGGCGTGACCTGCTCTTTCGAGCCCGGCACGCTGACCGCCATCGTGGGCCCCAACGGCGCGGGCAAGACCACCTACTTCAACCTGATCTCGGGGCAACTCAAGGCCACCAGCGGCAGCGTGATGCTGGGCGGGCAGGACCTCACGGGCCAGTCCGTCTCGGCACGCACGCACGCGGGTCTGGGCCGGGCGTTCCAGCTCACCAACCTGTTCCCGAACCTCAGCGTGCTGGAGAACGTGCGCCTGGCCGTGCAGGCCACGCAAGAGGGCAAGCACCGTCGGGGCATGAACCTGTGGAGCATCTGGAGCGACCACAACGCGCTGACCCAGCGCGCCCGCGTGATCCTGCAGGCCGTGGCCATGACCGACCGGGCCGACACGCCCGTGGCCAGCCTGCCGCACGGTGACCAGCGCAAGCTGGAAGTGGCATTGCTCATGGCGCTGGAGCCGCAGGTCTACATGTTCGACGAGCCCACGGCCGGCATGAGCCATGACGAGGCGCCCGTGATCCTGAACCTGATCCGCGAGCTGAAGAAGGACAAGACCAAGATCATCCTGCTGGTGGAGCACAAGATGGACGTGGTGCGCGAGCTGGCCGACCGCATCATCGTGCTGACCAACGGCACGCTGGTGGCCGACGGCCCACCGGCCGAGGTGATCGCATCACCCGTGGTGCAAGAGGCCTACCTGGGTGTCTCGAAGGACGCAGAGAAGGAGGCCGTATGA
- a CDS encoding ABC transporter ATP-binding protein, with the protein MSTTPKTNLLELKGVHTHIGAYHILHGVDLAVPKGQLTMLLGRNGAGKTTTLRTIMGLWHASQGSIHFGGKDITSMNTPAIAGMNIAYVPENMGIFADLTVKENMLLAARSARNAAQMDEARLQWIFKLFPAVEKFWNHPAGKLSGGQKQMVAVSRAIVEPRDLLIVDEPSKGLAPAIINNMIDAFDQLKKSGVTILLVEQNINFAKRLGDTVAVMDNGQVVHAGSMAALAQDEELQRSLLGLAL; encoded by the coding sequence ATGAGCACGACGCCAAAGACCAACCTGCTCGAACTCAAGGGCGTGCACACGCACATCGGGGCGTACCACATCCTGCACGGCGTGGACCTTGCCGTGCCCAAGGGCCAGCTCACCATGCTGCTGGGCCGCAACGGCGCGGGCAAGACGACCACGCTGCGCACCATCATGGGCCTGTGGCATGCGTCGCAGGGCTCCATCCACTTCGGCGGCAAAGACATCACGTCGATGAATACGCCTGCCATTGCGGGCATGAACATCGCCTACGTGCCCGAGAACATGGGCATCTTTGCCGACCTCACGGTGAAGGAAAACATGCTGCTGGCCGCGCGCAGCGCGCGCAACGCTGCGCAGATGGACGAGGCGCGGCTGCAGTGGATCTTCAAGCTCTTCCCCGCTGTGGAGAAGTTCTGGAACCACCCCGCCGGCAAGCTCAGCGGCGGCCAAAAGCAGATGGTGGCCGTGAGCCGCGCCATCGTCGAGCCGCGCGATCTGCTCATCGTGGATGAACCCAGCAAGGGCCTCGCGCCCGCCATCATCAACAACATGATCGATGCGTTCGACCAGCTCAAGAAGAGCGGCGTGACCATCCTGCTCGTCGAGCAGAACATCAACTTTGCCAAGCGGCTGGGTGACACCGTGGCCGTGATGGACAACGGCCAGGTGGTGCATGCGGGCAGCATGGCCGCACTGGCGCAAGACGAAGAACTGCAGCGCTCGCTGCTAGGGTTGGCGCTATGA
- a CDS encoding branched-chain amino acid ABC transporter permease, producing the protein MSVTRDFDWKPLALVPALALLVLPFIGSPSTWLTLTVAGLAMGMIIFIIASGLTLVFGLMDVLNFGHGVFIALGAFVATSVLGAMGDYTQSAELWRNLMAVLPAMVVAMAVAGAVGLAFERFIVRPVYGQHLKQILITMGGMIIGEELIKVIWGPAQIPLPLPEGMRGSLLVGDAAIEKYRLVAVAVGLLVFGVLAWTLSRTKVGLLIRAGVQDREMVESLGYRIRRLFVGVFVVGSALAGLGGVMWGLYQQNVVPQMGAQVNVLIFIVIIIGGLGSTGGALIGALLVGLMANYTGFLVPKVALFSNIALMVAILLWRPQGVYPVANR; encoded by the coding sequence ATGAGCGTCACCCGCGATTTCGACTGGAAGCCGCTGGCGCTGGTGCCGGCGCTTGCGCTGCTGGTGCTGCCCTTCATCGGCTCGCCCAGCACCTGGCTCACGCTCACGGTGGCGGGGCTGGCCATGGGCATGATCATCTTCATCATCGCCTCGGGCCTCACGCTGGTGTTTGGCCTGATGGACGTGCTCAACTTCGGCCACGGCGTGTTCATTGCGCTGGGTGCGTTTGTGGCCACCAGCGTGCTGGGCGCCATGGGCGATTACACCCAGAGTGCCGAGCTGTGGCGCAACCTGATGGCCGTGCTGCCCGCGATGGTGGTGGCCATGGCGGTGGCGGGGGCCGTGGGCCTCGCGTTCGAGCGCTTCATCGTGCGGCCCGTGTACGGCCAGCACCTGAAGCAGATCCTCATCACCATGGGCGGCATGATCATTGGTGAAGAACTCATCAAGGTCATCTGGGGCCCCGCGCAGATCCCGCTGCCGCTGCCCGAGGGCATGCGTGGCTCGCTGCTGGTGGGCGATGCGGCCATCGAAAAGTACCGCCTGGTGGCGGTGGCCGTGGGCCTGCTGGTGTTTGGTGTGCTGGCGTGGACGCTGTCGCGCACCAAGGTCGGCCTGCTGATCCGCGCTGGCGTGCAAGACCGCGAGATGGTCGAAAGCCTGGGCTACCGCATCCGCCGCCTGTTTGTGGGCGTGTTCGTGGTGGGCTCGGCCCTGGCGGGCCTGGGTGGTGTGATGTGGGGCCTGTACCAGCAGAACGTGGTGCCCCAGATGGGCGCGCAAGTCAACGTGCTGATCTTCATCGTGATCATCATCGGCGGCCTGGGCAGCACCGGCGGCGCGCTCATCGGTGCGCTGCTGGTGGGGCTGATGGCCAACTACACCGGCTTCCTGGTGCCCAAGGTGGCGCTGTTCTCTAACATCGCGTTGATGGTGGCCATTCTCTTGTGGCGTCCGCAGGGCGTCTATCCCGTGGCCAACCGCTGA
- a CDS encoding branched-chain amino acid ABC transporter permease: MLNRLLSGDYPRSKVLAVILVAIFVGLAFAPFLFPGVKALSVAAKVLIFVVLVASFDLLLGYTGIVSFAHTMFFGIGAYGIAVATTRMGPTWSALLVGLAGALVLSLLLSLAVGLFSLRVRAIFFAMITLAVAAAFQTLASQLSDITGGEDGLTFKVPEFLSPSFEPFDDPFLGVSIDGRLVCYYLLFVTAVALVLALLRIVNSPFGRVLQAIRENEFRAEAIGYRVVVYRTTSSVLSALFATMAGAMLALWLRYNGPDTSLSFEIMMDCLLIVVIGGMGTIYGSAIGAVLFLVAQSYLQDLLRLGSEATSGLPWLSALLSPDRWLLWLGVLFVLSVYYFPTGVVGRLRAAAARKVG; this comes from the coding sequence ATGCTGAACCGACTTCTCTCCGGCGACTATCCGCGCAGCAAGGTGCTGGCGGTGATTCTGGTGGCCATCTTTGTGGGCCTGGCGTTCGCGCCGTTCCTCTTCCCGGGCGTCAAGGCGCTGTCCGTGGCAGCCAAGGTGCTGATCTTTGTGGTGCTGGTCGCCAGCTTCGATCTGCTCTTGGGCTACACCGGCATCGTGAGCTTTGCGCACACCATGTTCTTTGGCATCGGGGCCTACGGCATTGCCGTGGCCACCACCCGCATGGGGCCCACGTGGTCGGCACTGCTGGTGGGGCTGGCTGGGGCGCTGGTGCTCTCGCTGCTGCTGTCGCTGGCGGTGGGGCTCTTCTCGCTGCGCGTGCGAGCCATCTTCTTCGCCATGATTACGCTGGCCGTGGCCGCTGCGTTCCAGACGCTGGCCTCGCAGCTGTCGGACATCACCGGCGGCGAAGACGGCCTGACCTTCAAGGTGCCCGAGTTCCTGTCGCCCAGCTTCGAGCCGTTTGACGACCCCTTCCTGGGCGTGAGCATTGATGGGCGGCTGGTCTGCTACTACCTGCTCTTCGTCACGGCCGTGGCGCTGGTGCTGGCGCTGCTGCGCATCGTCAACTCGCCCTTCGGCCGCGTGCTGCAGGCTATCCGCGAGAACGAGTTCCGCGCCGAGGCCATTGGCTACCGCGTGGTGGTGTACCGCACCACGTCCAGCGTGCTGTCGGCGCTGTTTGCCACCATGGCAGGCGCTATGTTGGCGCTCTGGCTGCGCTACAACGGGCCGGATACGTCCCTGAGCTTCGAAATCATGATGGACTGCCTGCTCATCGTGGTGATCGGCGGCATGGGCACCATCTACGGCTCGGCCATTGGCGCCGTGCTCTTCCTGGTGGCGCAAAGCTACCTGCAGGATCTGCTGCGCCTGGGCAGCGAGGCCACCTCGGGCCTGCCCTGGCTGTCGGCCCTGCTGTCGCCCGACCGCTGGCTGTTGTGGCTGGGCGTGCTGTTCGTTCTGTCTGTTTACTACTTCCCCACCGGTGTGGTGGGGCGCCTGCGCGCGGCAGCTGCGCGCAAGGTGGGGTGA
- a CDS encoding D-(-)-3-hydroxybutyrate oligomer hydrolase, with protein MKMSMKNPRFRPFSRPFVPAVLAAAVLAACGGSDGDSAALNTKPTYLGAISEATYDGTSNDLLTAGLGATGLAAAVPPAYADPLKPTAAELRRTAIHTNYRAMLDMTAAGGYGTLYGPNVDAQGKVTTGEGKVAGTEYIAFADDGTGRKNVTLMVQVPASFDPKKPCMITATASGSRGVYGGISTGEWGLKKGCAVAYSDKGTGGAPHDLQNDTVPLMDGTRTTAAAAGKAAAFNAGLTATELAAFNNATPNRFAFKHAHSGQNSEKDWGTTTLQAVEFGYYVLNQRYGATDAAGQRLKTLTPANTIVIASSISNGGGSAIAAAELDTQGLISGVAVSEPAIEMPANPGVTVRRGSADVAVTGKTLVDFTTYANLYQACASLAPSVSTSPYAAAFAAGFGSAALPIAPNRCASLKAAGLLTASTTATQAEEALQKLRAYGWEPESNDLHASLAAFEVAPAVSVTFANSLSRASVKDHLCGFSYAATAAAGAVTTLAPAALAGMFATGNGVPPSGGINLVNNLGKLGPARDFLSVSDAGVADWNTAGALCLRNLVVGNDAAAKKLQAGVDETRRSGNLRGKPTVIVHGRADALLPVSHTSRPYAALNKKVEGAASKLSYVEVANAQHFDSFIGLPTVLPGYDTRYVPLHVYLNHALDAVYDHLASGKALPASQVVRTVPRGGTSGSAPAITAANVPPLATTPAAANAIAVTAGAIAIPD; from the coding sequence ATGAAGATGAGCATGAAGAACCCGCGTTTTCGTCCGTTTTCTCGTCCGTTCGTTCCCGCAGTGCTGGCCGCTGCGGTGTTGGCTGCCTGCGGCGGCAGTGATGGCGACAGCGCCGCACTCAACACCAAGCCCACCTACCTGGGCGCCATCAGCGAGGCCACGTACGACGGCACCAGCAACGACCTGCTGACGGCTGGCCTGGGCGCCACAGGCCTGGCGGCGGCCGTGCCACCGGCCTATGCCGACCCGCTCAAGCCCACCGCAGCCGAGCTGCGCCGCACCGCCATCCACACCAACTACCGCGCCATGCTCGACATGACGGCGGCCGGCGGCTACGGCACGCTGTATGGCCCCAATGTGGACGCGCAGGGCAAGGTCACCACCGGCGAAGGCAAGGTGGCGGGCACTGAGTACATCGCGTTTGCCGACGACGGCACAGGCCGCAAGAACGTCACCCTCATGGTGCAGGTTCCTGCCAGCTTCGACCCCAAGAAGCCCTGCATGATCACCGCGACGGCATCGGGCTCGCGCGGTGTGTACGGCGGCATCTCCACCGGCGAGTGGGGCCTGAAGAAGGGCTGCGCCGTGGCGTACTCTGACAAGGGCACGGGCGGCGCACCGCACGACCTGCAAAACGACACCGTACCGCTGATGGACGGCACGCGCACCACGGCCGCCGCAGCGGGCAAGGCCGCAGCCTTCAACGCGGGCCTCACGGCTACCGAGCTGGCCGCCTTCAACAACGCCACGCCCAATCGTTTTGCGTTCAAGCACGCGCATTCGGGCCAGAATTCTGAAAAGGATTGGGGCACCACCACCTTGCAGGCCGTGGAGTTTGGCTACTACGTACTCAACCAGCGTTACGGCGCCACCGATGCAGCGGGCCAGCGCCTCAAGACGCTGACCCCGGCCAACACCATCGTCATCGCATCCAGCATCTCCAACGGTGGCGGTTCAGCGATTGCTGCGGCCGAGCTGGACACGCAGGGCCTGATCAGCGGCGTGGCAGTGTCCGAGCCCGCCATCGAGATGCCTGCCAACCCCGGTGTCACCGTGCGCCGTGGCAGTGCCGATGTGGCCGTCACCGGCAAGACGCTGGTGGACTTCACCACGTACGCTAACCTGTACCAGGCCTGCGCATCGCTGGCGCCGTCGGTCAGCACCAGCCCTTACGCCGCCGCCTTTGCGGCCGGCTTTGGCAGTGCGGCCCTGCCGATTGCGCCCAATCGCTGTGCCTCGCTCAAGGCGGCAGGCCTGCTCACTGCCTCCACCACGGCCACGCAGGCCGAAGAGGCTTTGCAAAAGCTGCGCGCCTACGGCTGGGAGCCGGAGTCCAACGACCTGCATGCATCGCTGGCTGCGTTTGAAGTGGCCCCCGCGGTGTCGGTGACCTTTGCCAACAGCCTTTCCCGCGCCAGCGTGAAGGACCACCTGTGCGGCTTCAGCTATGCGGCCACGGCGGCGGCGGGCGCGGTGACGACGCTGGCTCCTGCCGCGCTGGCGGGCATGTTTGCCACCGGCAACGGTGTGCCTCCCTCGGGCGGCATCAACCTGGTCAACAACCTGGGCAAGCTGGGCCCGGCGCGCGACTTCCTGTCGGTGTCGGACGCTGGCGTGGCTGACTGGAATACGGCCGGTGCGCTGTGCCTGCGCAACCTTGTTGTTGGTAATGACGCCGCGGCCAAGAAGCTGCAGGCAGGGGTGGACGAAACCCGCCGTAGCGGCAACCTGCGCGGCAAGCCCACGGTCATCGTGCATGGCCGTGCCGACGCGTTGCTGCCCGTCAGCCACACCTCGCGCCCCTACGCCGCGTTGAACAAGAAGGTCGAAGGCGCTGCCAGCAAGCTCAGCTATGTGGAAGTGGCCAATGCCCAGCACTTCGACAGTTTCATTGGCTTGCCCACCGTGCTGCCTGGCTACGACACCCGCTATGTGCCGCTGCACGTGTACCTGAACCATGCGCTCGACGCCGTGTACGACCACCTTGCCAGCGGCAAGGCGCTGCCCGCCAGCCAGGTGGTGCGCACGGTGCCACGTGGCGGCACATCGGGCAGCGCCCCGGCCATCACCGCCGCTAACGTGCCTCCTCTGGCTACCACGCCCGCTGCTGCCAACGCCATCGCCGTCACGGCGGGCGCCATTGCCATCCCCGACTGA